The proteins below come from a single Dinghuibacter silviterrae genomic window:
- a CDS encoding class I SAM-dependent methyltransferase translates to MLDLAAHIEALIKDTSLLEEIHFDRRADVLEDLDAMPLEGSLWQKADTLRARLERIDECLFEKLRNGIRNGTYELRDLVDTYVHPRETGTGYDNLDLFVNRLLSYRPLPEQTMTLEPDMVYFQKTPARIVFDMVGKINLASEDVFIDLGSGNGQVVLLVHLLTGVHARGIEYDPTLCAYAQDMADSLRLPGVSFDNADVREADLSQGTVFFMFTPFTGNLLHNVLERLKGESRHRSIRVITYGPCTAKVPGGPGTGKVPVGNWLTPLHPISTDAYTPAFFQSL, encoded by the coding sequence ATGCTAGATCTGGCCGCCCATATCGAAGCCCTGATCAAAGATACTTCCCTCCTGGAAGAGATCCACTTCGACCGCCGGGCCGACGTCCTGGAGGACCTCGATGCGATGCCCCTCGAAGGATCGCTGTGGCAAAAGGCAGACACCCTTCGGGCCCGCCTGGAACGCATCGATGAATGCCTTTTTGAAAAACTGCGCAACGGTATCCGTAATGGGACATACGAGCTCCGCGACCTGGTCGATACCTATGTCCATCCCCGGGAAACCGGCACCGGTTACGACAACCTCGACCTTTTTGTCAACCGGCTTTTGTCCTACCGGCCCTTGCCGGAGCAGACCATGACACTGGAACCGGACATGGTGTATTTTCAAAAGACCCCGGCAAGGATCGTGTTCGATATGGTGGGAAAAATAAATCTGGCCTCGGAAGACGTTTTTATCGACCTGGGGTCCGGCAATGGACAGGTAGTCCTTCTCGTCCACCTGCTGACGGGCGTACACGCACGAGGCATCGAATATGACCCCACTCTTTGCGCCTACGCGCAGGACATGGCCGACAGCCTTCGACTGCCGGGCGTGTCCTTTGACAACGCTGACGTCCGCGAAGCCGACCTGAGCCAGGGAACCGTTTTCTTTATGTTCACGCCTTTCACCGGGAACCTCCTTCATAACGTCCTGGAGCGCTTAAAAGGCGAATCCCGCCACCGGAGCATCCGGGTCATCACTTATGGCCCCTGCACGGCGAAGGTACCCGGGGGGCCCGGTACCGGGAAGGTACCTGTGGGAAACTGGCTGACGCCCCTCCACCCCATATCCACCGACGCGTATACACCGGCCTTTTTCCAAAGTCTTTAA
- the selD gene encoding selenide, water dikinase SelD has protein sequence MESTDIKLTQFSHGAGCGCKISPAVLDKILHTSVPVLSDPRLLVGNDQRDDAAVLDLGNGNALISTTDFFMPIVDDPFDFGRIASANAISDVYAMGGKPVLAIAILGWPVDKIPPEVAGRVLEGSRAVCAEAGITLAGGHSIDCPEPVFGLAVNGMVGLGQLKRNSTAVAGCRLYLTKPLGVGILSTAQKRGLLAPEDAAIALESMVRLNKVGEIFGEWEGVRAMTDVTGFGLLGHLVEMCAGSGVSAIVDFSKVPVIGSVPHYLSLGCVPGGTGRNWKSYGDRIGPLTEEQRCVLADPQTSGGLLVAVTDGPAFERLLTEYGLPGESIGWLEEPVGKTLIRVI, from the coding sequence ATGGAATCGACCGATATTAAATTGACACAATTCTCACACGGCGCCGGTTGCGGTTGTAAGATCAGCCCAGCCGTCCTGGACAAAATATTACACACCAGCGTGCCGGTCCTGTCCGATCCCCGCTTGCTCGTAGGAAACGACCAGCGGGATGACGCGGCGGTGCTGGACCTTGGCAACGGGAACGCACTCATTTCGACCACGGATTTCTTTATGCCCATCGTGGATGATCCCTTTGACTTCGGCCGGATTGCCTCCGCGAACGCCATCAGCGACGTGTATGCCATGGGCGGCAAGCCGGTGCTGGCTATTGCCATCCTGGGATGGCCCGTGGACAAGATTCCGCCTGAGGTGGCGGGGCGGGTACTGGAGGGGTCGAGGGCGGTGTGCGCGGAGGCCGGGATCACCCTGGCGGGTGGGCACAGCATCGACTGCCCGGAGCCGGTTTTCGGTCTGGCGGTCAACGGCATGGTGGGTCTTGGTCAATTGAAACGGAATTCGACCGCGGTAGCGGGTTGCCGGCTTTACCTCACCAAACCTTTAGGGGTAGGCATCCTGTCCACCGCCCAGAAGCGGGGGCTTTTGGCGCCGGAGGACGCTGCTATCGCCCTGGAGAGTATGGTCCGGTTGAATAAGGTGGGGGAGATCTTTGGCGAGTGGGAAGGCGTGCGCGCCATGACGGACGTGACGGGCTTCGGGTTGCTGGGGCACCTGGTGGAAATGTGTGCCGGCAGCGGGGTTTCGGCGATCGTTGACTTTTCGAAGGTGCCTGTGATCGGGTCGGTGCCGCACTACCTGTCTTTGGGGTGTGTGCCCGGGGGGACGGGGAGGAACTGGAAAAGCTATGGAGACCGGATCGGACCGTTGACAGAAGAACAACGGTGTGTGCTGGCGGATCCGCAGACGAGTGGGGGCCTGCTTGTGGCGGTGACGGATGGGCCTGCTTTTGAGCGGTTGCTTACGGAGTATGGATTGCCGGGCGAGTCTATCGGGTGGTTGGAGGAGCCTGTGGGGAAGACTTTGATCAGGGTGATTTAA
- the mnmH gene encoding tRNA 2-selenouridine(34) synthase MnmH, translating to MIRRLAIQEVIDLGLPMADVRTPAEFAQGHIPGAFNLPLFSNEERVRVGTTYKQESREAAILLGFDLAGPKWSGFIKEALDKAPGRKIALHCWRGGMRSGAMAWALDLYGFQVYLVEGGYKQYRRWVLDQFERPWPLSVVGGMTGSGKTKILQELRGMGEQVIDLEDLAQHHGSTYGTLNRLVQPSQEQFENELADRLRGFDDARVIWVEDESLTIGKRLIPRTLWNRMQSAVLFDVQVAREVRVRNLLAEYGSLDRAFLVECTERIWKRLGPEQTKRAVAAIREGRMADFIREVLLYYDKTYRTGLAGRDQERVVPVPVWGKDPVESAEWVLNVAQQSLDHGIDRY from the coding sequence ATGATACGAAGGCTGGCCATACAGGAGGTCATAGATTTGGGGTTGCCGATGGCGGACGTACGGACCCCTGCGGAATTTGCGCAAGGACATATACCGGGCGCCTTTAACCTTCCGCTTTTTAGCAACGAGGAACGCGTGCGCGTGGGAACGACCTATAAACAGGAGAGCCGTGAAGCGGCCATCCTGCTGGGTTTTGACCTGGCTGGCCCGAAGTGGTCGGGCTTTATAAAGGAAGCGCTGGACAAAGCGCCCGGTCGAAAAATTGCACTGCATTGCTGGAGAGGCGGGATGCGTAGCGGGGCCATGGCCTGGGCGCTGGACCTGTATGGTTTCCAGGTATACCTCGTGGAAGGTGGGTATAAGCAGTACCGTCGGTGGGTGTTGGACCAGTTTGAACGCCCGTGGCCCTTGTCTGTGGTGGGCGGTATGACGGGGTCGGGAAAAACAAAGATTTTGCAGGAGCTCCGCGGGATGGGGGAGCAGGTGATCGACCTCGAAGACCTGGCGCAACACCATGGGTCGACGTATGGGACGCTCAACCGCCTGGTGCAGCCTTCCCAGGAGCAGTTCGAAAACGAATTGGCAGACCGGCTTCGCGGGTTTGACGATGCCCGGGTGATTTGGGTCGAGGATGAAAGCCTGACGATCGGAAAAAGGCTTATCCCCCGAACCTTATGGAACCGGATGCAGTCGGCGGTGTTGTTTGACGTCCAGGTGGCGAGGGAGGTCAGGGTCAGGAATTTGCTGGCGGAATACGGTTCGCTGGACCGGGCTTTTTTGGTGGAATGCACCGAGCGGATATGGAAACGCCTGGGGCCGGAACAAACGAAACGGGCTGTGGCCGCGATACGGGAGGGGCGGATGGCGGATTTTATCCGGGAGGTCTTGTTGTATTATGATAAAACCTACCGGACGGGTCTGGCCGGGCGGGACCAGGAACGGGTCGTGCCGGTGCCGGTCTGGGGCAAAGACCCGGTGGAAAGCGCGGAATGGGTTTTAAATGTTGCACAACAAAGTCTGGATCATGGAATCGACCGATATTAA
- a CDS encoding group II truncated hemoglobin, with amino-acid sequence MEPTPTLYDWAGGEAAFQNLFRRFYDKVLQDDLLGPVFRNMSPDHPTHVAHFVAEVFGGPKRYTQDDGGSHAIMIAHHIGKMLDDTKRKRWIQLLLDTADDNGLPADPEFRSALVGYLEWGTRIAVINSQLTENPLNDTDPMPKWGWGETKGPYRP; translated from the coding sequence ATGGAACCGACACCTACCTTATATGATTGGGCCGGCGGCGAGGCCGCTTTTCAAAACCTGTTCCGCCGGTTTTATGACAAAGTCCTGCAGGACGACCTCCTGGGTCCCGTTTTCCGGAATATGTCCCCCGATCATCCAACACACGTCGCCCACTTCGTCGCTGAAGTCTTTGGCGGGCCCAAACGGTATACGCAAGATGATGGTGGCAGCCACGCGATCATGATCGCCCACCACATCGGCAAAATGCTGGACGACACCAAGCGGAAACGCTGGATACAGCTCCTTCTGGACACCGCCGACGACAACGGCCTACCCGCCGACCCGGAATTCCGTTCCGCCCTGGTAGGCTACCTGGAATGGGGTACGCGTATCGCCGTCATCAACTCCCAATTGACCGAAAACCCGCTCAACGATACAGATCCTATGCCCAAATGGGGCTGGGGCGAGACCAAAGGACCCTATCGACCCTAG
- a CDS encoding SDR family oxidoreductase translates to MAKTIFITGASRGFGKLWAQAFLERGDKVIATARNLDSLKDLARQYPDTLLPLQLDVTDRAAVFATVSKAADHFGQIDVLINNAGYGLFGAVEEASEKEARAQLEVNVFGLLWATQAVLPLMRRQGSGHIIQVSSILGITTVPTMGLYNATKFAIEGLSETLATEVGHFGIHVTLVEPNAYSTDFIGGSAARSTPIPSYEPIHKAASESFAQEDIWGDPKATPTAILKLVDAPHPPLRLFLGKKALPWAQEAYKNRLATWEEWNDVAVAAHG, encoded by the coding sequence ATGGCAAAGACAATCTTTATTACCGGTGCCTCCAGGGGCTTTGGCAAATTATGGGCCCAGGCCTTCCTGGAGAGGGGCGACAAGGTCATCGCTACAGCAAGAAACCTCGACAGCCTGAAGGACCTCGCCCGCCAGTACCCGGACACCCTGCTCCCCCTGCAACTGGACGTCACGGACAGAGCCGCCGTTTTTGCAACCGTCTCCAAAGCGGCGGATCACTTCGGTCAAATAGATGTATTGATTAATAACGCCGGCTATGGCCTTTTCGGCGCCGTGGAGGAAGCCTCTGAGAAAGAAGCCCGTGCCCAGCTGGAAGTCAATGTTTTCGGGCTGTTGTGGGCTACCCAGGCCGTCCTCCCCCTCATGCGCCGCCAGGGGAGTGGTCACATCATCCAGGTTTCCAGCATTTTAGGCATTACGACAGTGCCCACCATGGGGCTGTATAACGCGACCAAATTCGCGATCGAAGGCCTCAGCGAAACCCTCGCCACGGAGGTCGGGCATTTCGGCATCCATGTGACCCTGGTGGAACCCAATGCCTATTCCACGGACTTTATCGGGGGTTCCGCCGCCCGGTCTACGCCCATCCCGTCCTATGAGCCCATACACAAAGCAGCGTCCGAAAGCTTCGCCCAGGAAGACATCTGGGGTGATCCCAAGGCAACGCCCACGGCTATTTTGAAACTGGTCGACGCCCCCCATCCCCCCTTGCGTCTTTTCCTTGGCAAAAAGGCGCTCCCCTGGGCCCAGGAAGCCTACAAAAACCGCCTCGCGACCTGGGAGGAATGGAACGACGTTGCCGTCGCCGCCCACGGGTAG
- a CDS encoding helix-turn-helix domain-containing protein produces the protein MIHFKTLTDMHRQNGFPPPENPLLSIIRCNGTVACPFGEQEFTGDFYMIAFKKLRSGVIRYGRTTYDHENGSMFFVKPRQVMQFRDVQMEEDAFMILLHEDLLTGHTLFNELKKYTFFEYETNEALHLSPREEKIIWELFDQIEAEYRNNEDEYSRDIILTHISSILKYAQRFYKRQFISRTTLSGVTVSKFQEVLAAHGKEGLPTVGLMASRLHLSPRYLSDLLKAETGKTAIELIHLFLIGEAKNLLRGADQTVAEIAYSLGFENLPYFSRLFKKEVGLSPQQYKKQHLN, from the coding sequence ATGATCCACTTCAAGACCCTGACGGACATGCACCGCCAAAACGGTTTCCCGCCCCCGGAAAATCCCCTGCTAAGCATCATCCGCTGTAACGGCACGGTGGCCTGTCCGTTTGGCGAACAGGAGTTCACGGGTGACTTCTACATGATCGCCTTTAAAAAGCTGCGTTCCGGCGTCATCCGCTATGGGCGCACAACCTATGACCATGAGAACGGGTCCATGTTTTTTGTCAAACCACGACAGGTGATGCAATTCAGGGATGTACAAATGGAGGAAGATGCCTTTATGATCCTTTTGCATGAAGACCTCTTGACCGGGCACACCCTTTTCAATGAGCTGAAAAAGTATACGTTCTTCGAATACGAAACAAACGAGGCCTTGCACCTGTCCCCCAGGGAAGAAAAGATCATCTGGGAACTGTTCGACCAGATCGAAGCGGAGTACCGCAACAACGAGGACGAATACAGCAGGGACATCATCCTGACCCACATCAGCTCGATCCTGAAATACGCCCAGCGGTTTTACAAGCGGCAGTTCATTTCGCGTACGACCCTTTCGGGGGTAACCGTATCAAAATTCCAGGAAGTCCTGGCGGCGCACGGTAAGGAAGGCTTACCGACGGTGGGGTTGATGGCGTCCAGGCTGCACCTCTCCCCCCGCTACCTCAGCGACCTCCTCAAGGCCGAAACCGGGAAGACCGCCATAGAGCTCATCCATCTTTTCCTGATCGGGGAAGCGAAAAACCTGCTCAGGGGTGCGGACCAGACGGTGGCGGAGATCGCCTACAGCCTGGGGTTTGAAAACCTTCCGTATTTCTCGCGCCTGTTTAAGAAAGAAGTGGGGCTGAGCCCACAGCAGTATAAGAAGCAGCACCTGAACTAA
- a CDS encoding SusD/RagB family nutrient-binding outer membrane lipoprotein, translated as MKRLLISASFLLVLAGSFSSCKKTIEGDYLNPELTTTGDLSKLLSGMYLNKRIHPSYWDYTTFLLPTLGAYSQLSVNAPATQEYVPSMTYNQNRWDDYYSGSVPSSGSSYDYNYNGPGIMSTYREMQTTYAALSATEQAKQYVYLACAQVVLADQTAQMVDLWGDIPFSQAGSLNTSSRSVSYAKFDDAAGLYDTLIANLKTLNTFFDTVSLSTEVSSNLQKQDILLGGSLTLWRRYVNSLRFRLLMRISYQNTSEAQTEVTAMLADPTTYPMITDNTMNVTLKESPTTLKSDLLSAFTANPYAPAYLLDTLMAANNDPRTAVLWDSVRGQAYHGFPTNGTVSDYDNGGWATFDSATFMYNYNVPGVLFTAAEVSFLTAEANERWGAGSTSAATAYANGINQSVAFYYGINQSKILSAGTWASLASPSQASIDAYIAGSNIAYSGTQAHKLALIGTQNWLNFFILQSGQAWAELRRTKYPALTFPTASYGDAPQPPTRLLYPTTESEYNASNYATVSSKDTRTTKIFWDVR; from the coding sequence ATGAAACGACTTTTGATAAGTGCCTCTTTTCTCCTCGTCCTGGCCGGGTCTTTCAGCTCCTGCAAAAAGACCATTGAGGGCGACTACCTCAACCCGGAACTGACGACGACCGGTGACCTGAGCAAGCTGTTGAGCGGTATGTACCTCAACAAGCGGATACACCCGTCTTACTGGGACTATACGACCTTCCTGCTGCCGACGCTCGGGGCGTATTCCCAATTGTCGGTCAACGCACCGGCAACCCAGGAGTATGTGCCCTCCATGACGTACAACCAGAACCGCTGGGATGATTACTATTCCGGTTCCGTACCGTCTTCCGGTTCCTCGTACGACTACAACTATAACGGTCCCGGCATCATGAGCACCTACCGGGAAATGCAAACGACTTATGCCGCCCTGTCTGCTACGGAACAGGCCAAGCAATACGTTTACCTGGCTTGTGCCCAGGTCGTTCTTGCGGACCAGACCGCTCAAATGGTGGATCTTTGGGGGGATATTCCCTTCTCCCAGGCCGGCTCCCTGAATACCAGCAGCCGTTCGGTCTCTTATGCGAAATTCGACGACGCGGCAGGGCTCTATGACACCCTGATCGCCAACCTGAAGACGCTCAATACTTTCTTCGATACGGTCTCCCTGTCCACGGAAGTGTCTTCGAACCTGCAAAAACAGGACATCCTGCTGGGTGGCAGCCTTACCCTTTGGCGGAGGTATGTCAATTCCCTGAGGTTTCGTCTCCTGATGCGGATCTCATATCAGAATACGTCGGAGGCGCAGACCGAGGTAACGGCGATGCTGGCCGACCCTACGACCTATCCGATGATCACGGACAATACCATGAACGTGACGCTGAAGGAAAGCCCTACCACGCTGAAGAGTGATCTGCTGAGCGCTTTTACGGCCAATCCCTACGCCCCGGCCTATCTCCTGGACACACTGATGGCAGCCAACAATGACCCGCGTACCGCCGTCCTTTGGGACTCGGTAAGGGGCCAGGCTTATCACGGGTTCCCCACCAATGGGACGGTGTCCGATTATGACAATGGCGGATGGGCTACGTTCGATTCCGCTACGTTCATGTATAACTACAACGTGCCCGGCGTACTGTTCACCGCCGCCGAAGTCAGCTTCCTGACTGCCGAAGCGAACGAACGCTGGGGCGCGGGTTCTACTTCCGCCGCCACGGCTTATGCCAACGGGATCAACCAGTCTGTCGCCTTCTACTACGGGATCAACCAATCCAAGATCCTGAGCGCGGGCACCTGGGCCTCCCTGGCGTCTCCTTCCCAGGCCTCCATCGACGCGTATATCGCGGGATCCAATATCGCCTATTCGGGAACCCAGGCGCACAAGCTCGCCCTGATCGGTACTCAAAACTGGTTAAACTTTTTCATCCTCCAGTCCGGCCAGGCCTGGGCGGAGTTGAGGCGGACCAAATACCCCGCCCTGACCTTCCCAACGGCCAGCTATGGGGATGCACCCCAGCCGCCTACCCGTTTGTTGTATCCCACCACCGAGTCGGAGTACAATGCTTCGAACTATGCGACGGTGTCTTCCAAGGATACGCGGACGACGAAGATTTTCTGGGATGTACGATAG
- a CDS encoding SusC/RagA family TonB-linked outer membrane protein, with protein MGKSKNFLLLFALLCLGSLAAFGQKRTVSGTVRDSAGAALPGISVTLKGTRTGAVTDANGHYQVQASAKDVLVFSGVGYAAQEVKAGSPDLSVALGAAHAELGEVVVTSLGIKKQARALGYAVSTVSAKDITESGSTNFASALYGKAAGVKISTAPGGASSAVSVQIRGVSSIGLNTQPLYVVDGVPIRLYNDLSGNSGNGSNNNGYWSDQRIEANGVLDINPDDIESITILKGASASALYGSEATNGVMVITTKKGSKSRGLGVDFNYTATMEKLAYQPDYQNEYGPGYDAQTNVANGIADATGWATADTFHHPYWRSYAEFGPKFDGSTVRYWDGTFRKYVAHPNNFKDFFSTGYNSTANAAISGAGDNGNFRLSYTRFDYKSIMPGTNLNKNNFNFNGTLKLNNRVSVDLVSTYNNTFTHNRTYQMGQIFGSYGGFFSRADDMSAYFDHYQTTDGYKYVLPSNNSYDQNQKLAYNIRATNLLDYLWTQLRDSYNESQNRFINSLTLNVGLTDDLKIRGRVGGDFTSLGIEEKDHNTQPASLGYTGYYGVTSNTFNIFYGDGLITYSPKINNDLSLSASAGYTARKMVYHYQNTGTTNGLQDEDFFSISNSAGAVSSNAYRQEQVDVAGFGILDLNYKSFLYLEGTGRYESSSTLPAANNSYLYPSFNGGFILSDVVKLPTFFNYAKLRGSWGLVGNHPGIYQANVAYNQSALTYNNTNLLFQASNSSGFGNNSITSEQKREAEFGLETRMLNDRIGLDVSYYNNKVNHQILTLSTATSVGASSVLANAGNLSNYGIEAAITGQIINRRDFRWTSRFNFAINKNKLVALPNGLSTLDFSSQDGGYLIIRGKVGDPLGNIYVHPKATDAKGNAVIDDYGFYTVNTNAYQYAGNIMPKVVGGFSNSFSYKEFSLDFTLDYRFGGKMVSIPTYYQIGSGMYKNTLQYRDAAHGGIPYVVNSDANADYTASSAGTRTDGVILPGVTSSGATNTKVITAAMYYENAYNWETAGLYQNAVFDNSYIKFREVTLSYNLPKAITSKIHFQGLQLSLIGRNLFYLYKTLPHGIDPEATVGSSWLSQGLDGGAAAPTRSMGVSLKARF; from the coding sequence ATGGGAAAATCCAAAAATTTCCTTTTGCTTTTTGCGCTCCTATGTCTGGGGAGCCTGGCAGCCTTCGGGCAGAAGAGGACCGTCTCGGGGACGGTGCGGGATAGTGCGGGAGCTGCCCTCCCGGGCATTTCCGTGACCCTGAAAGGAACCAGGACGGGCGCCGTCACGGACGCCAATGGGCACTACCAGGTGCAGGCTTCCGCGAAAGACGTCCTGGTATTTAGTGGCGTAGGATATGCCGCCCAGGAAGTAAAAGCGGGTTCTCCCGATTTATCTGTCGCCCTGGGTGCCGCGCATGCGGAGCTGGGTGAGGTCGTGGTGACCTCTCTCGGCATTAAAAAGCAAGCCCGCGCGCTGGGGTATGCTGTAAGTACGGTTTCTGCCAAAGACATTACCGAGAGCGGGAGCACCAACTTTGCTTCCGCTTTGTACGGGAAGGCCGCCGGGGTCAAGATCTCTACGGCACCCGGGGGTGCGAGCAGCGCGGTGTCGGTACAGATCCGCGGGGTGTCTTCCATCGGTTTGAATACCCAGCCGCTGTACGTGGTGGACGGGGTACCTATCCGGTTGTATAATGACCTGTCCGGCAATTCCGGGAACGGGTCCAACAACAACGGGTACTGGAGCGATCAGCGCATCGAGGCCAACGGCGTGCTGGACATCAACCCGGATGATATCGAAAGCATTACCATCCTGAAAGGAGCAAGCGCATCCGCCCTTTATGGATCCGAAGCAACGAACGGGGTCATGGTCATCACGACGAAGAAGGGTTCCAAATCCCGCGGGCTGGGTGTGGACTTCAACTATACAGCCACCATGGAAAAGCTGGCTTACCAACCGGACTATCAGAACGAGTATGGCCCGGGGTATGACGCACAGACCAACGTAGCCAACGGCATCGCCGACGCGACCGGTTGGGCCACCGCGGACACTTTCCACCACCCTTATTGGCGCTCTTATGCGGAATTCGGTCCGAAGTTCGACGGTTCCACCGTACGCTACTGGGACGGAACTTTCCGCAAGTATGTCGCGCACCCCAACAACTTCAAAGACTTTTTCAGCACGGGGTATAATTCCACCGCCAACGCGGCCATTTCGGGTGCGGGGGACAACGGAAACTTCCGGTTGTCCTATACGCGTTTCGACTACAAGAGCATCATGCCCGGGACAAACCTGAACAAGAACAACTTCAACTTCAACGGGACCCTGAAGCTCAACAACCGGGTCAGCGTGGACCTGGTATCGACCTATAACAATACGTTTACGCACAACCGGACCTACCAGATGGGGCAGATCTTCGGTTCCTACGGCGGTTTTTTCAGCCGGGCGGACGATATGAGTGCGTATTTCGATCACTACCAGACGACGGATGGGTATAAATATGTCCTGCCCTCGAACAACTCTTATGACCAAAACCAGAAGCTGGCCTACAACATCCGCGCCACGAACCTCCTGGATTACCTGTGGACGCAGCTGAGGGACAGCTACAATGAATCCCAGAACCGGTTTATCAACAGCCTTACCCTGAATGTCGGGCTAACCGATGACCTGAAGATCCGCGGCCGCGTCGGTGGTGACTTCACCAGCCTGGGGATCGAAGAGAAAGACCACAACACACAACCTGCATCGCTGGGGTATACAGGTTATTACGGGGTGACCAGCAATACGTTCAACATCTTCTATGGAGATGGTTTGATCACGTACAGCCCCAAGATCAACAACGACCTGAGCCTGAGCGCCAGCGCCGGTTATACAGCCCGTAAAATGGTCTATCATTACCAGAACACGGGGACCACGAACGGTTTGCAGGACGAGGATTTCTTTAGCATCAGCAATTCCGCCGGCGCCGTTTCCTCCAACGCTTACCGTCAGGAACAGGTGGATGTGGCCGGCTTTGGTATACTGGACCTGAACTACAAAAGTTTCCTGTACCTGGAAGGGACCGGCCGTTACGAGTCGTCCTCCACCCTTCCCGCGGCCAACAACAGCTATTTGTATCCCTCCTTCAACGGCGGTTTTATTCTTAGCGACGTTGTCAAGCTGCCGACGTTCTTCAACTATGCCAAGCTCCGGGGCTCCTGGGGGTTGGTGGGGAACCATCCCGGTATTTACCAGGCCAACGTCGCCTACAACCAGTCTGCCCTTACCTATAACAACACCAACCTGTTGTTCCAGGCTTCCAACAGCAGCGGTTTCGGGAACAACAGTATCACCAGCGAACAGAAACGCGAGGCCGAATTCGGGCTTGAAACACGGATGCTGAACGACCGGATCGGTTTGGACGTATCGTATTACAACAACAAGGTCAACCACCAGATCCTGACGTTGTCGACCGCTACCTCTGTCGGGGCTTCTTCGGTCCTGGCCAATGCGGGCAACCTGTCGAACTACGGGATCGAGGCAGCTATCACCGGGCAAATCATCAACAGGCGCGACTTCCGCTGGACGAGCCGGTTCAATTTCGCCATCAACAAGAATAAGCTGGTCGCGCTTCCGAATGGTTTGAGCACGCTGGATTTCAGCAGCCAGGACGGCGGATACCTGATCATCCGCGGCAAGGTGGGTGATCCCCTGGGGAATATCTATGTACATCCCAAGGCAACGGACGCCAAAGGAAACGCCGTCATCGACGACTATGGTTTTTATACCGTCAATACCAATGCCTATCAGTACGCGGGGAACATCATGCCCAAGGTCGTAGGCGGTTTTTCAAACTCCTTCTCCTACAAGGAATTCTCCCTGGACTTCACCCTCGACTATCGTTTTGGGGGTAAAATGGTGTCTATCCCCACCTATTATCAGATCGGGTCCGGGATGTACAAGAACACGCTCCAATATCGTGATGCCGCGCACGGTGGTATTCCCTATGTCGTCAACAGCGACGCCAACGCCGACTATACCGCGTCTTCTGCCGGTACCCGGACCGATGGCGTGATTCTCCCCGGTGTGACCTCCAGCGGTGCCACGAACACCAAGGTCATCACGGCGGCCATGTACTACGAGAATGCCTACAACTGGGAAACGGCCGGTTTGTATCAGAACGCCGTATTCGACAACAGCTATATCAAATTCCGCGAGGTTACGCTGAGCTACAACCTCCCCAAGGCCATCACTTCCAAGATCCATTTCCAGGGTTTGCAGTTGTCGCTGATCGGCAGGAACCTGTTCTATCTCTACAAAACGCTGCCCCATGGCATCGATCCGGAAGCAACCGTTGGTTCCTCCTGGCTCAGCCAGGGTCTCGACGGCGGTGCCGCTGCCCCGACCAGGAGCATGGGTGTTAGCTTAAAGGCCAGGTTCTAA